From one Triticum urartu cultivar G1812 chromosome 3, Tu2.1, whole genome shotgun sequence genomic stretch:
- the LOC125543102 gene encoding disease resistance protein RGA5-like, with protein MKHSICRALETNPYIEGMMKILSFSYFDLPPYLKNCLLYVSMFSEDSFIEKYDLIRRWIGEGFIQKEDGYTTHEVGERCFNELVNRCLIQPVETNEYGKVKDCRVHDIILDFIISKSTEENFITFLSTPIPTTGIESKVIRRLFLQGVKEGNSTIPTTGLDLSHVRSVSGSFVEMPSLEKFRHLRVLNLHDYQRLGEQNLENIVRLFQLRYLSFRHIGIRKLPEQIGRLGCLEILDLRETDVMELPASIVNLRKLSHLLVDVGVKFPDGVANMQALETLKLVSVSRQSLDFLSSLGQLKNLRNLVLHIRFNVNSDTGHTNVIGEVISSLCKLGTQNLRSLTIMDLSGLLQEPLCLPTLEKLINCSLAIPQIPKWLSSLKNLQQLILQVDGVKQDDLCMLGALPTLLILHLTQRTESRNKLRISGEVGFRSLGIFIYDGNGVSPVALIFAAGSMPKLEKLKLVCHVNESDSPSFGIENLPCLRTVKCFVNGNDGIVEAVETAVETAASTHPNHPSLGFWKGNSIVFSRLPSFD; from the coding sequence ATGAAACATTCAATTTGTCGTGCACTTGAAACAAATCCTTACATTGAAGGAATGATGAAGATATTATCATTTAGTTATTTTGATCTGCCTCCTTATCTAAAGAATTGTCTCTTATATGTGAGTATGTTTTCGGAAGATTCTTTTATTGAGAAGTATGATTTGATAAGGAGGTGGATAGGTGAAGGATTCATTCAAAAAGAAGACGGATATACAACACATGAGGTAGGAGAAAGGTGTTTTAACGAACTCGTCAATAGGTGTTTGATCCAACCCGTCGAGACAAATGAATATGGTAAAGTGAAGGACTGCCGAGTTCATGACATAATTCTTGATTTCATAATATCCAAGTCCACCGAAGAGAACTTCATTACTTTCCTTAGTACTCCCATTCCGACAACTGGGATAGAAAGCAAAGTCATTCGTCGATTATTTTTGCAAGGCGTCAAGGAAGGAAATTCAACAATACCAACGACAGGTTTGGATCTGTCCCATGTCCGATCAGTCTCTGGATCTTTTGTGGAAATGCCTTCTTTGGAGAAGTTTAGACATCTGCGTGTTCTCAACTTACACGATTACCAACGATTGGGAGAACAAAATCTTGAAAATATAGTGAGGCTGTTCCAGCTAAGGTACCTGAGCTTCAGACATATAGGAATAAGAAAGCTCCCAGAACAAATTGGACGTTTAGGGTGCTTAGAGATCCTGGACCTAAGAGAAACTGATGTAATGGAATTACCTGCATCTATTGTTAATCTCAGAAAATTATCACATCTACTTGTTGATGTTGGTGTTAAATTTCCTGATGGTGTTGCGAACATGCAAGCATTGGAGACGTTGAAATTGGTCAGTGTCTCCAGACAATCATTAGACTTTCTGTCGAGCCTTGGCCAGCTGAAAAATTTGAGGAATCTGGTCCTTCACATTAGGTTCAATGTTAATTCTGACACTGGGCATACAAATGTGATTGGGGAGGTCATCTCTTCCCTGTGTAAGCTAGGCACCCAGAACCTTCGCTCTCTGACTATTATGGATTTGAGCGGCCTCTTACAGGAACCTTTGTGCCTGCCTACCCTCGAGAAACTTATCAACTGCTCTTTAGCCATCCCGCAGATTCCGAAATGGCTGAGCTCCCTCAAAAACCTCCAACAGTTAATCCTTCAAGTGGATGGAGTCAAGCAGGATGACCTATGCATGCTTGGGGCCTTACCCACTCTGCTCATTCTGCACCTCACGCAGAGAACAGAGTCAAGGAATAAGCTCAGAATAAGTGGTGAAGTTGGGTTCCGGTCATTGGGGATTTTTATTTATGATGGAAATGGTGTTTCCCCGGTAGCTCTGATATTTGCCGCAGGATCCATGCCCAAGCTAGAAAAACTCAAGCTTGTTTGCCACGTAAATGAATCTGACTCTCCGAGCTTTGGAATCGAGAACCTCCCCTGCCTGCGTACTGTCAAATGCTTTGTAAATGGCAACGATGGCATTGTTGAAGCCGTAGAAACTGCCGTGGAGACAGCAGCAAGCACACATCCCAACCACCCTAGTCTAGGCTTTTGGAAAGGTAACAGTATAGTTTTCTCCCGACTGCCCAGCTTTGATTAA
- the LOC125546708 gene encoding disease resistance protein RGA5-like, with product MTMAGILVSAATGALNSIVEKLGTLLVDQYKLHTGVRGEIKFLTGELTAMNDFLLKMSEEEDPDQQDKVWMSKVRELSYDIEDSIDDFMQDEDDKDAKPDGIIKKIKHILGKVGKRKAHHQVFQDLRKQVTEVAERNQRYQTRHALSKARNLTVDPRALAIFDLASTLVGIDEPKAELIKLLIDGVSINRQPKLVSIVGSAGIGKTTLANQVYQDLKRKFKYRAFLSVSRNPDMMNIMRIIHSQVSGLHFADTEAGSIQQVIINITTFLAEKRYSF from the coding sequence ATGACCATGGCGGGGATTCTTGTGAGTGCAGCGACGGGGGCCCTCAACTCCATCGTGGAGAAGCTGGGCACTCTGCTGGTAGACCAATACAAGCTGCACACGGGGGTGCGCGGCGAGATCAAATTTCTGACTGGGGAGCTCACAGCCATGAACGACTTTCTCCTGAAGATGTCTGAGGAGGAGGACCCTGACCAGCAAGATAAGGTATGGATGTCCAAGGTGCGAGAGCTCTCCTATGATATAGAGGACTCCATTGATGACTTCATGCAAGACGAAGACGACAAAGACGCTAAGCCAGATGGCATCATAAAAAAGATCAAGCACATTCTGGGAAAGGTGGGGAAGAGGAAGGCTCACCATCAGGTGTTCCAAGATCTAAGGAAACAAGTCACTGAGGTGGCCGAGAGGAATCAAAGGTACCAAACTCGTCACGCCTTATCCAAGGCCAGAAATTTGACTGTTGACCCTAGAGCTCTTGCTATCTTTGATCTTGCCTCGACGCTGGTCGGAATTGATGAACCCAAAGCTGAGCTAATCAAACTGTTGATTGACGGTGTGTCGATAAATCGGCAACCGAAGCTGGTCTCCATAGTAGGATCTGCAGGAATCGGCAAGACAACTCTTGCAAACCAAGTGTATCAAGACCTCAAAAGAAAATTCAAATATCGGGCCTTCTTATCCGTGTCGCGAAATCCAGACATGATGAATATCATGAGAATTATTCATAGTCAAGTTAGTGGTCTACATTTTGCTGACACTGAAGCAGGAagcatacaacaagtcatcatcAATATCACGACTTTCCTAGCAGAAAAAAGGTACAGTTTCTAA